From the Cryptomeria japonica chromosome 2, Sugi_1.0, whole genome shotgun sequence genome, one window contains:
- the LOC131050949 gene encoding GDSL esterase/lipase At4g16230-like has product MFIFGDSLLDNGNNNHIISLIKANFLPYGIDFNSTPTGRFSNGRNIGDIVAEELGLRQFPPPYLAPNSTGNAILQGVNYASALSGILEETGNFLYGFLANDITNALLNNILLTNISMIGRVTLQRQILFFGETKSQLINMLGENKANDLISNSIFIISAGSNDYLNNYLFPLSFDHFYYQWKTKTFRDRLVQTLSHHIKTLYKMGARKIAVAGIGPLGCTPFLRSILVESGRGCALGPNLLVKDFNDRTREMITQLNQYLPELFIIHADTFAILYDIVAHPHKYGFTNSKDACCGFGGRYNGIITCLPFMEYCQDRRKTVFWDAYHPTEAANIVIAKAILNGDLQRVYPMNIVQLANL; this is encoded by the exons ATGTTCATTTTCGGAGATTCTCTTCTAGATAATGGTAACAATAATCATATTATAAGCCTGATTAAGGCCAACTTCTTGCCTTATGGTATTGACTTCAACTCAACTCCCACAGGCCGTTTCTCCAATGGCAGAAATATTGGTGACATTGTTG CTGAAGAATTGGGGCTGAGACAGTTTCCACCACCCTACCTTGCACCCAACTCTACTGGCAATGCCATTCTGCAAGGAGTCAACTATGCCTCTGCATTGTCTGGTATTTTAGAAGAAACAGGCAACTTCTTATATGGCTTCCTTGCCAATGATATCACTAATGCCTTGCTAAACAATATTCTATTGACCAACATATCCATG ATAGGAAGGGTGACGCTGCAACGACAAATCCTTTTCTTTGGAGAGACCAAATCTCAATTGATAAACATGTTGGGAGAAAACAAAGCTAATGACTTGATTTCCAATTCCATATTCATTATATCTGCTGGTTCTAATGACTACCTTAACAACTATCTGTTCCCACTTAGCTTTGATCATTTCTATTATCAATGGAAGACAAAGACCTTCAGGGATCGTTTGGTACAAACCTTGAGCCATCATATAAAG ACACTTTATAAGATGGGGGCAAGAAAGATAGCTGTGGCTGGGATTGGACCCCTTGGATGCACTCCATTCCTACGTTCAATACTTGTAGAGTCTGGTAGGGGATGTGCATTGGGTCCCAACCTTCTTGTTAAGGATTTCAATGATAGAACAAGGGAGATGATCACCCAACTCAACCAATATTTGCCTGAGTTGTTCATAATCCATGCTGATACATTCGCTATCCTATATGATATTGTTGCCCATCCTCATAAATATG GCTTTACAAATTCTAAAGATGCATGCTGTGGCTTTGGAGGACGTTACAATGGCATTATAACTTGCCTTCCTTTCATGGAGTATTGTCAAGATAGAAGGAAAACTGTGTTTTGGGATGCCTATCATCCAACAGAAGCTGCCAATATTGTTATTGCCAAAGCAATATTGAATGGTGATCTTCAGCGAGTTTACCCCATGAATATTGTTCAGTTGGCTAACCTATAG